One part of the Diadema setosum chromosome 6, eeDiaSeto1, whole genome shotgun sequence genome encodes these proteins:
- the LOC140230249 gene encoding UDP-glucuronosyltransferase 1A8-like — protein MGFSPRVKSFLPWNALGAFLLILLMSVRTSTAARFLLPRASLTAMHSHFLALTPITKALIDRGHHVTLLLLDKKGTSGFVPGAYSSNITIPHSMTGQEVKDVSEMLDKSTSMSMSLSNMWDGELSRLLNLYNYGCSELFKNKDILEKLKKEDIDMVITTPITDACDPLIAAYLNVPFIVVTATRRTVFWHEGRLGVPTPLSYVPFSFLLNYSDRMDFSERLKNFVVSHTIHPLIEYVIAYRPVAQLQALHGIRPDLNPWEILNRGALWLCHWTLALEYPQPTAPNWIPIPGATPMDPKPLPAKLRDFVEGSRDGFIVFSLGSGTTAFDNQTVTDTIAKVFSKLPQRVVWRYIGPKPRYLGNNTLILDWLPQNDLLAHPSVRLLIYHGGSGGVHEAINFGVPMLLFPLGRDQPTNAKRVTAKGIGISLQLGNLDEKLLTDSLHQLLQNTSYKENAIRASAILRDRMASPLDTAVFWIEHVLKFGGDHLRLRATEMGFIQLHSLDVIAFLVVVVVAWSYLSYVILAVCCRSLCKRNKSKTSKTKKD, from the exons ATGGGTTTCTCGCCGAGAGTCAAATCGTTCTTACCATGGAATGCTCTCGGAGCTTTTCTGTTGATTCTCTTAATGTCAGTGCGCACGTCTACTGCAGCAAGGTTTCTGCTACCAAGAGCGAGTCTGACAGCAATGCACAGCCACTTCCTGGCCCTGACTCCCATCACGAAGGCTCTGATCGATCGTGGACATCATGTGACACTGCTCCTCCTAGACAAGAAGGGAACATCCGGCTTTGTTCCTGGAGCTTACTCGAGCAACATCACCATCCCTCATTCCATGACGGGCCAAGAGGTTAAAGATGTTTCCGAGATGTTGGATAAATCTACGAGCATGTCAATGTCACTGAGCAATATGTGGGATGGGGAGCTCAGCAGACTCCTTAATCTGTACAACTACGGGTGTTCTGAGCTCTTTAAGAACAAGGATATCCTCGAAAAGCTGAAAAAGGAGGACATCGATATGGTGATCACTACACCTATCACGGATGCATGTGATCCCCTCATCGCGGCTTATCTCAATGTACCATTTATTGTTGTCACAGCTACCCGACGTACCGTCTTCTGGCACGAAGGACGTTTAGGGGTACCCACACCTCTTTCCTATGTTCCCTTTTCCTTCCTGTTAAACTACTCCGACCGCATGGACTTTTCCGAGCGACTGAAGAATTTTGTAGTCTCGCATACTATCCATCCGCTAATAGAGTATGTAATAGCCTACCGCCCTGTAGCTCAGCTCCAAGCGTTGCATGGAATTCGCCCCGATCTCAACCCGTGGGAAATCCTCAACAGAGGGGCCCTGTGGTTGTGCCACTGGACACTTGCTCTCGAATATCCGCAGCCGACAGCTCCTAACTGGATTCCAATACCCGGGGCCACGCCCATGGATCCGAAACCCCTTCCGGCGAAGCTTCGAGACTTCGTAGAAGGTTCCAGGGATGGTTTCATCGTATTTAGTCTC GGCTCCGGAACCACGGCTTTTGACAACCAGACAGTGACCGATACTATCGCTAAGGTCTTCAGCAAGCTGCCGCAGAGAGTCGTGTGGAGATACATTGGACCGAAGCCTCGTTACCTAGGCAACAACACTCTCATTCTTGATTGGCTTCCACAAAATGATCTGCTTG CACATCCCAGTGTACGCCTCTTGATCTACCATGGCGGCAGCGGCGGAGTACACGAGGCGATCAATTTCGGTGTACCGATGCTCCTTTTCCCGCTTGGGCGAGACCAGCCCACGAACGCCAAGCGGGTAACAGCGAAAGGGATCGGAATCTCGCTGCAGTTAGGAAACCTAGACGAGAAGCTGTTAACGGATTCTCTGCATCAGCTGCTACAGAACACCAG CTATAAGGAGAATGCAATAAGAGCTTCGGCCATTTTGCGAGATCGGATGGCCAGCCCGCTGGACACGGCAGTCTTCTGGATTGAGCACGTGCTCAAGTTCGGCGGCGACCATCTTCGACTACGAGCGACCGAGATGGGCTTCATTCAACTCCACTCTCTGGACGTCATCGCCTTCCTCGTCGTAGTCGTTGTTGCATGGTCGTATCTATCGTACGTTATTCTCGCAGTATGCTGTAGGTCGCTATGCAaacgaaacaaaagcaaaaccagTAAAACTAAAAAGGACTGA
- the LOC140229635 gene encoding UDP-glucuronosyltransferase 2A1-like, with product MRFLSHNSFSKPWLTPVLLVTVLYALVPASSGANILLARTSLFSMPSHYMGLSHLTQALIERGHHVTLLLMDKIGTKGFVPNSYSSNITYPNSKTDEQMKIIKDFKATGASSLASMSFTEMLRDERLRLVWEMRTFGCFELFKHEETLERLKHADIDLVLTTPVVDACDAVIAAYLDVPFVVVLGVRRTPVWHEGAMGIPTPLSYVPFSFLLPQLSDQMSFIERLLNVVASNTVQPFFDYILVYRPIAQLQTTYGIRPDLSPRDFLARAALWLCHSTVALEYPRPTSPSWIDITGATIKDPKPLPKDLEEFVEGSKEHGFILFTLGSMTVSLNNQPLTDAISKVLSELPQRIIWRYIGPKPRYLGNNTLIVDWMPQRDLLAHPGARLLIYHGGAGGIHEAIHCGVPMLIMPLAGDQPVNAQLVAAKGLGLTLNLGDLDEEKFRRTVHKVLETPSYKENTMRASAILRDRMASPLDTAVFWIEHVLKFGGDHLRLRATEMGFIQLHSLDVIAFLVVVVVAWSYLSYVLLAACCRMLCKRKSNKAKTD from the exons ATGAGATTTCTGTCGCATAATTCATTTTCCAAGCCATGGCTGACACCGGTTCTCCTCGTTACTGTTCTCTACGCTTTGGTGCCTGCTTCGTCGGGCGCCAATATTCTGCTTGCTAGGACGAGTCTGTTCTCTATGCCGAGCCACTACATGGGTCTCAGTCACCTTACCCAGGCTCTGATTGAGAGGGGACATCACGTGACTCTCCTTCTCATGGATAAGATTGGCACCAAAGGCTTCGTGCCAAACTCGTACTCCAGCAATATCACCTACCCGAACTCAAAAACGGACGAACAAATGAAGATCATAAAAGATTTCAAGGCCACAGGAGCTTCCAGCTTGGCCAGTATGTCATTCACGGAAATGCTGCGCGATGAGCGGCTCCGGCTAGTATGGGAAATGCGAACATTTGGGTGCTTCGAACTCTTCAAGCACGAAGAGACACTAGAAAGGCTAAAACATGCCGATATTGACCTGGTACTTACAACGCCCGTCGTAGATGCATGCGATGCTGTGATTGCGGCTTACCTCGATGTGCCGTTCGTCGTAGTACTAGGCGTCCGACGTACCCCGGTGTGGCACGAAGGAGCCATGGGTATCCCGACACCGCTCTCCTACGTCCCCTTTAGCTTCCTTCTCCCGCAACTATCGGATCAGATGAGCTTCATCGAACGTCTATTGAATGTGGTAGCCTCCAACACCGTTCAGCCATTCTTTGATTACATCTTGGTCTACCGCCCCATTGCCCAGCTGCAGACGACGTACGGTATCCGACCCGATCTCAGCCCGAGAGATTTCCTGGCTAGGGCAGCGTTGTGGCTTTGTCATTCAACAGTAGCGCTAGAATACCCGCGACCGACTTCACCAAGTTGGATCGACATAACAGGTGCAACAATCAAAGACCCAAAGCCTCTTCCTAAAGATCTTGAAGAATTCGTCGAGGGCTCGAAGGAACACGGTTTTATACTATTCACACTA GGCTCTATGACTGTGTCCTTGAACAACCAGCCCTTGACTGATGCAATATCAAAAGTTTTGAGCGAGCTGCCGCAAAGAATTATTTGGCGGTATATCGGTCCTAAACCTCGTTACCTTGGCAACAACACTCTGATTGTTGATTGGATGCCTCAACGTGATTTGCTGG CGCACCCTGGAGCTCGTCTGCTGATCTACCACGGTGGCGCCGGTGGCATACACGAGGCCATCCACTGCGGCGTACCCATGCTTATCATGCCACTGGCAGGGGACCAACCAGTCAACGCTCAGCTGGTAGCAGCGAAAGGACTCGGTCTCACACTGAATCTGGGCGATCTTGACGAAGAGAAGTTTCGTCGAACCGTCCACAAGGTTCTTGAGACTCCAAG TTATAAAGAGAATACAATGAGAGCTTCGGCCATTCTGCGAGATCGGATGGCCAGCCCGCTGGACACAGCAGTCTTCTGGATTGAGCACGTGCTCAAGTTCGGCGGCGACCATCTTCGACTGCGAGCTACCGAGATGGGCTTCATTCAACTCCATTCTCTGGACGTCATCGCCTTCCTCGTCGTAGTCGTTGTAGCATGGTCGTACCTGTCTTACGTCTTGTTAGCTGCTTGCTGCCGAATGTTGTGCAAACGGAAAAGCAACAAAGCCAAAACGGACTAA
- the LOC140229636 gene encoding UDP-glucuronosyltransferase 2A3-like gives MRFLSSNSSFAQGWLTPVLLVTVLYALVPASSGANILLARTSLFSMPSHYMGLSHVTQALIERGHHVTLLLMDKIGTKGFVPNSYSSNITYPNSKTDEQLKIINDLKATGVSSMASMSFTEILRDKRLRLAWEMRTFGCFELFEHKETLKRLQDADIDLVLTSPVVDACDIVVAAYLDVPFIVVLGSRRSPVWHEGHMSIPTPLSYVPFSFAHPNLSDQMSFIERLLNLVASNTIQPFLDYILAYRPIAQLQTMYGIRPDLSPRDFLARAALWLCHSTVALEYPRPRSPNWIDITGATIKDPKPLPKDLEEFVEGSKEHGFILFTLGSMTVSLNNQPLTDAISKVLSELPQRIIWRYIGPKPRYLGNNTLIVDWLPQRDLLARPGARLLIYHGGAGGVHEAIHCGVPMLIMPLAGDQPVNAHLVAAKGMGLTLNLGDLDEEKFRRTVHEILETPSYKENTVRASAILRDQMASPLDTAVFWIEHVVKFGGDHLRLRATEMGFIQLHSLDVIAFLVVAAVAWSYLSYVLLAACCRLLCKRKHHKSKTD, from the exons ATGAGGTTTTTGTCGTCTAACTCTTCGTTTGCCCAGGGGTGGCTTACACCGGTTCTCCTCGTTACTGTTCTCTACGCTTTGGTGCCTGCTTCGTCGGGCGCCAATATTCTGCTTGCTAGGACGAGTCTGTTCTCTATGCCGAGCCACTACATGGGTCTCAGTCACGTTACCCAGGCTCTGATTGAGAGGGGACATCACGTGACTCTCCTTCTCATGGATAAGATTGGCACCAAAGGCTTCGTGCCAAACTCGTACTCCAGCAACATCACCTACCCGAACTCAAAAACGGACGAACAACTGAAGATCATCAATGATCTCAAAGCCACAGGAGTTTCTAGCATGGCCAGTATGTCATTCACGGAAATCCTGCGTGATAAGCGGCTCCGACTAGCATGGGAAATGCGAACCTTTGGGTGCTTCGAACTCTTTGAGCACAAAGAGACGCTAAAAAGGCTACAGGATGCAGATATTGACCTGGTACTTACATCGCCCGTCGTAGATGCGTGTGATATTGTGGTAGCGGCTTACCTCGATGTGCCGTTCATCGTAGTACTAGGCTCCCGACGATCGCCCGTGTGGCACGAGGGACACATGAGTATCCCGACGCCGCTGTCCTACGTCCCGTTTAGCTTCGCCCATCCTAATCTCTCCGATCAGATGAGCTTCATCGAACGCCTGTTGAATTTGGTAGCCTCCAACACCATTCAACCTTTCTTAGATTACATCTTGGCCTACCGCCCAATTGCCCAGCTGCAGACGATGTACGGTATCCGACCCGATCTCAGCCCAAGAGATTTCCTGGCTAGGGCAGCGTTGTGGCTTTGTCATTCAACAGTAGCCCTAGAGTACCCGCGACCGAGATCTCCAAATTGGATCGATATTACAGGTGCAACAATCAAAGACCCAAAGCCTCTTCCTAAAGATCTTGAAGAATTCGTCGAGGGCTCGAAGGAACACGGTTTTATACTATTCACACTA GGCTCTATGACTGTGTCCTTGAACAACCAGCCTTTAACTGATGCAATATCAAAAGTTTTGAGCGAGCTGCCGCAAAGAATTATTTGGAGGTATATCGGTCCTAAACCTCGTTACCTTGGCAACAACACTCTGATTGTTGATTGGCTGCCTCAACGTGATCTGCTAG CGCGCCCTGGAGCTCGTCTGCTGATCTACCACGGTGGCGCCGGTGGCGTACATGAGGCCATCCACTGCGGCGTACCCATGCTTATCATGCCACTGGCGGGGGACCAACCAGTCAACGCTCACCTGGTAGCAGCGAAAGGAATGGGTCTCACACTGAATCTGGGCGATCTTGACGAAGAGAAGTTTCGTCGAACTGTCCACGAAATTTTAGAGACTCCGAG TTACAAAGAGAATACAGTGAGAGCTTCGGCCATTCTGCGGGATCAGATGGCCAGTCCGCTGGACACGGCAGTCTTCTGGATTGAGCACGTGGTCAAGTTCGGCGGCGACCATCTTCGTCTACGAGCGACCGAGATGGGCTTCATTCAACTCCATTCTCTGGACGTCATCGCCTTCCTCGTCGTAGCCGCTGTAGCGTGGTCGTACCTGTCTTACGTCTTGTTAGCAGCATGCTGCCGACTGTTGTGCAAACGAAAGCACCATAAAAGCAAAACCGATTGA